The Flavobacteriales bacterium nucleotide sequence AAAGAACAAACAACACTTCGCTATAGACCACAATGCTCTGGCGGGCTTCTCCTACTTCATGCTATTTGTATTGATGCTCTTGATGGTATTGACTGGTTTTGCCTTGTACAGCAGTATGAGTCCTTCGTGGTTTCCACAGTTGTTGGATTGGGTAACGGGCGTACTCGGAGGTGATATAATAACCCGGCAAGTTCACCACGTGGCCATGTGGGCCTTCGTGATCTTCATCATTATCCACGTTTACTTGGTGTTCTACCACGACTACGTAGAAGGACACGGGGAAATCTCGAGTATGGGAGGTGGATGGAAATTCATTGAGGAAGACTGCCTCGAAAAAGAAGATTGTAACCATGAGTAAAGGATTGATTCTCGGGGTCGGGAATTCACTCATGGGCGATGAAGGCGTGGGTTGCCAAGCTGTAGCCCATCTCGAGAAAAGCGGATTGTTCCCGCAATTCGACTTCCTCGGCGGCGGTACAGGCGGATTCCACCTCATGGAGCACTTAATTGAGCACGACCCCGTGATCTTGATCGATGCCACCTTGGACGATCGTCCCGAAGGTACCGTTAGGCTCATCAAGCCCAGCGGATACCGCGATTTCCCATCGACCATGAGCACCCACGAAATTGGGCTCAAAGACCTCATCACTTCCCTCACCCTGATCGATCAATTGCCCAACATGTTCCTTATTGCCGTATCGGTAAAGGATTACGCCGGATTAAGCCTTGAGCTCAGCGAAACCATTGCGAACACCTTCCCTAAGATCGAGCAAGCCATACACAAGGTCGAACTTTCCCTCGCAAAAGATCGAACGTTTTGAGTATCTTACTCACTCTAAAGTATACCAACCATGAAGAAATTATTCCTTACCCTCACCTTAGCACTGGCTTCTACTGCCCTATTCGCCCAAATACCCTCAATGAACAGCATGGGAATCGACCCCGGAAAACAAACCGACATGCTCATGGAGCAGCTGGCCTCCAAGATCGATATGTCCGATGAACAGGTCGCCAAAATGACCGACATCCACAATGAGTTCTTCAAGGCTGCCGACAAGATCGTCGAAAGCGGTACAATGGAGCAAATGAACAAGCTCATGGGCGAAAAAGACTCAAAGGTTCAGTCGCTCTTGAGTAAAGAAGACTTCATTAAATACAAGGAAGTCACGAAACAGTCGACAGGCGCATTACTCGATAAAATGAGGAAGAAAAGCAAGGAGTAAGTCCTAGCCTCGGCCTGCCATCTCAGTCCATTCGCGCTCGCGTTCCCGCTCTGTATTGCTGTATAAAGCACTGAGTCGCTCGTCATTGACCTCGAACGGATCGTTCAGAGGAAGATCGTCGATCGAATTTGGACGCCTCGTAATTTGCTCGGGCCAATAGCCCAATTGCAACATTTCGTCGTATGAATAGGCCTCTATAAAGCTCGTTTGTTCGGGCCGAAGTTTCCTCATTTCCGTAGGCTTTTCGGACGATTCAGAATTAAAGGACGAGTTCGCCTTCCACGGGTTTCCGTATTCGTCCTTCAACGTTTCGGGAATCCAGTGTTTCTGGGCCTCGCGGCCCGATAGCTCATGCACAAGGTCCGACAGCTCTTTTTCGGCACGTTGTACCAATGCCTCGAATTGCAAACCATACACCCCGGGCATTAAGTGGAAACGGATCGATTTTCGCCAGTTGCGGATATTGAACAGGGTGGGTTTTACGGTTCCGGTGTACGCACTCCCCTGCCCTTTATTCATTGATGCCAACACGTCTCGAGGGTCGCGAACAACGACGGCGCATGACCATCCTTCCGCTAGGAAGTACGGAACGAATTCCTCAACGTAGATCTCCTTTAATCCCCGAAATTTATAAGCACCTGGGAATATCTTGGTCAATAAAAGCTCCAGGGTGCGGGCCGGAGAATGCCCCTGCAATTCGGCTGCCAATGCATCTGGATTCTCGTATTTCCTGTACTGCCCACCGTAATTGGAAGTATTCGCGAAAACCTTCTTCAACATTTCTTCCGGACATTTGAACGCCAGTAAGAACGCGGACAAGTCTTGCGGGGTGTATCGCGATTCGCCGAATAAATGACTGAGGACGTAATAGCCTTCAGGATGCCCAATGGAAGCGTAAAACGCCTTCTTGAGCTTTATAAAAAACAAGGGCAAAGGCTGTGAAGCGATCGCTCCATCGGGGTGATTCCCCAGGTATTTATCGAGCAAGGTGGTGCCCGATCGAGCCATACCGGTGAGCAACACGTGCTTCATGCCTCGTCCGTATTGCCCCTTTCATCGCGAATCAGGTAAATAGGACGGCGTTCCACGGTATTGATGATGCGAATGAGGTATTCCCCTATAACGCCCAGACTAAAGAGTATGAGTCCGCCGATGAACAACACGGTCACCATCACGGAAGTCCAACCGGGAGCCACAATATCCATGAATAGCTTGCGAAATACGAGGTAGGCGGAAAATAAAAAGCTCAATGCCGCAATGCTCACACCGAGGTTTCCGATGTAACGCAATAGAAGACTTGAGTTATTGATCAAGAGATTCTGGAAAAGCCGCAGCATACTCCGGAAAGTGTAGCCTGTAGTGCCCTCAGTTCGTTCGAAGTGATCAACGGATACGCCAACGACATCCTTGGTTACGTAGAACATCATGGCCGGAATAAAGGGGTACGGTGTTTCCTTAAGCTTCAACATCCCATCAACCGTGTTGCGGTTGATCAAACGAAAGGCAGAGAGCTTTAAATCTCTGGGCTTATCGAGAATAATGCGATCGAAACGACCTTTGATACGACTCAAAATGCGCTTTCTTAGGTTGTGCTTCTTTTCACGCAGCTCGCCGATCACCACATCATGCTGCTTTTGACGGAGCAGTTTTGGTATGTCTTCGGGAGCGTGCTGTCCATCATCATCCATGGTGATCACCCACGAGCCCCGCGCTTTTTCGAGTCCACAAATGGTCGCGGGTTGTTGCCCAAAGTTCCGGCTAAACCTTACGGCCCGCACGTAATCTCTATTGCACAGATCCTCGAGCTTTGGCCAGGTTTCTCTATTTGGACTGCAATCATCGACAAAAACGATCTCAAAAGAGTCTCCCATGCTCGAAAACACAGCCTCCAATCGGCCGCAGAGCTTTTCAAGCGACTGAACGCTATTATACACTGGAATTACAACTGAATATACGGGGCTACTCGAATTCATTTCGGCAATTTACCTATTCAGTTACAAAACTAAGTATTGAGCCCGGATCGTCAATGCGCCAACGATGGTCGGAACGGTATACGAATAGCCCGGATCGTTTTCCTGCACCGTCAAGGAGCACGGGTGCGATCTCTCCCACGCCCTTGATCCGAACGGTTTCAACCACCTCAGGATACTGTTCGCCACGGTCTTCAATTCGACTAATACGTCCAGGTTCAGGCAACACGTAGTACACCCCGGAAAATGCCTTATAGTGACCAGGGGCCGGGTCGGGTTCCTGTCCCAATGCCACTTTAATGACGTTACCTATGAAATCGTATCCGGTCGATAGGCGAACCATGTGAGAACCGATGAATTCGCCGCCCATCCGGCCCGCAGCTTCAACCACTCGCACTTCACCGTTGTCAGTTAAAAACACTTCGGTGTGGCCAGCCCCGTTCTCTATTCCCAAGACATCAAGCGTTTGCAGGGTAGCCGTAAATATTTTTTCCTCTACCTCCCGGGAGATATCTGCAGGCTGGTGGTGAGCCGTTTCTACAAAGTATGGCGCCCCTGTCGTTTCTTTATCCGTTATGGCCAATGGAATATGCTTTCCCCGGTAGGAGATGGTTTCTACGCTAAATTCGCGCCCTTCGATGAACTCCTCGAGTATTACACGCCCTTGAATGGACTCGGTCAATGCCTTGGATATGGCATCGTTGACTTGTTCCGATCTCTCCACTTTCGTAACGCCGCGGCTCCCTGATCGGTCCGTTGGTTTCACGATTACCGGAAAATCGATGATGTGTCGCTGTCCATCGAAATCAGGGCGCTCAAAAAAGTAAAATCGTGGGCATGGGATATCGGCGGCCTGCAAAGCCTTCCGCATTTCGAATTTATCGGTAGAGATTAAAGTGCTCGCCACGGAATTGCCAATCAAACCCAATTCTGCCGCCACATAGTTGACCGACATCATGGCAATATCCGTTGCGATAGTAACAATTCCATCGATCTCCATTTCACGACAAATGCGAAGAATCTCTTCCTTATCTAAAATGGAAACCGGATAGTAGTGATCCGCAATATCGTCAACTACACTTCCCTCGCGCCAAGCAAAAACAGAGGTAGTATGACCGAGCTCTTTGGCTCGCTCAACAAGAGGGCGCTGCAAATAACTCGCCCCGAGAATAGCTACTTTCAAGGCGCCGAATTAAAAATCGAACTCTGCCACACGCTCTCCGCTGCGGCACTCCCAATCGATGAATGAGATGTGAATTTGGTAAATCGACATCATGGACGTTGGCTCCGCCCAATCGCGTTGCCCCTTGACGACAAAGTGCTCAGATCCCCGCTGCATAGAGACTTCAATCGTCCAACCATCCATCATTTCTCGTTGTAGCATCTTTTCGGTGTACGGATGGGTCATTTCCGCTTCAAATCCTTCCGAGATTCTTTTGTGATAAAGGTCGACCACGATCTCTGACAGCGCTGGAATATTCTCAGAAGCAATTTCAGCGGTCATGGATAAGGGCAAGCCTTCCATATTATACTGCCGATGTAACGTCACCCAAATTTGCCCGTTGTCATTCTTAACGAGAATACTATCCTTTCCATCGTAAAAGTCAAAAAGTCGGTCGATAGCAGGACGCTCATCTCCGCGAGCATTCGTCTGGGCCATTGTTGCCGTTGTTATTAAAGTCAAGGCAAAGAGTAAGATTCT carries:
- a CDS encoding ATP-grasp domain-containing protein; the encoded protein is MKVAILGASYLQRPLVERAKELGHTTSVFAWREGSVVDDIADHYYPVSILDKEEILRICREMEIDGIVTIATDIAMMSVNYVAAELGLIGNSVASTLISTDKFEMRKALQAADIPCPRFYFFERPDFDGQRHIIDFPVIVKPTDRSGSRGVTKVERSEQVNDAISKALTESIQGRVILEEFIEGREFSVETISYRGKHIPLAITDKETTGAPYFVETAHHQPADISREVEEKIFTATLQTLDVLGIENGAGHTEVFLTDNGEVRVVEAAGRMGGEFIGSHMVRLSTGYDFIGNVIKVALGQEPDPAPGHYKAFSGVYYVLPEPGRISRIEDRGEQYPEVVETVRIKGVGEIAPVLLDGAGKRSGLFVYRSDHRWRIDDPGSILSFVTE
- a CDS encoding glycosyltransferase family 2 protein produces the protein MNSSSPVYSVVIPVYNSVQSLEKLCGRLEAVFSSMGDSFEIVFVDDCSPNRETWPKLEDLCNRDYVRAVRFSRNFGQQPATICGLEKARGSWVITMDDDGQHAPEDIPKLLRQKQHDVVIGELREKKHNLRKRILSRIKGRFDRIILDKPRDLKLSAFRLINRNTVDGMLKLKETPYPFIPAMMFYVTKDVVGVSVDHFERTEGTTGYTFRSMLRLFQNLLINNSSLLLRYIGNLGVSIAALSFLFSAYLVFRKLFMDIVAPGWTSVMVTVLFIGGLILFSLGVIGEYLIRIINTVERRPIYLIRDERGNTDEA
- a CDS encoding hydrogenase maturation protease; the protein is MSKGLILGVGNSLMGDEGVGCQAVAHLEKSGLFPQFDFLGGGTGGFHLMEHLIEHDPVILIDATLDDRPEGTVRLIKPSGYRDFPSTMSTHEIGLKDLITSLTLIDQLPNMFLIAVSVKDYAGLSLELSETIANTFPKIEQAIHKVELSLAKDRTF